A single window of Ischnura elegans chromosome 8, ioIscEleg1.1, whole genome shotgun sequence DNA harbors:
- the LOC124163464 gene encoding uncharacterized protein LOC124163464 produces MLPKKKKLCINTQMGCNDTFGRGEGDLSKPMYIPVERADAHNNLFTLAEDETKEIDSAMDCDSPHLDTEGDAMNGPRNGMDRENHIDGDVKNEKHFPSKQPSAFRHPYEPAEQMEFCTNGMDAINARFQDEYDFGYLCQREPTEEWEEREGAMPGDRFAADPAAPIYLRSAIYQRHSSENTNSMDYGNTLEGGERRHHSHTIVVHPWWNETSTNAELDIWEDL; encoded by the exons ATGCTgcctaagaagaaaaaattgtgcattaacACACAAATGGGATGCAATGACACTTTCGGCCGTGGTGAAGGTGATTTATCAAAACCAATGTATATCCCAGTAGAACGTGCTGATGCccacaataatttatttacgTTGGCTGAAGACGAGACAAAGGAAATAGATAGTGCAATGGACTGCGATAGCCCTCACCTTGACACCGAAGGTGACGCTATGAATGGACCGCGCAATGGAATGGACCGCGAGAATCATATCGATGGTGatgttaaaaacgaaaaacaCTTTCCCTCAAAACAACCTAGTGCATTCCGgcatccttatgagccagctgagcagatggAATTTTGTACCAATGGAATGGACGCGATAAATGCTCGCTTCCAAGATGAATATGACTTTGGGTATTTATGCCAACGTGAGCCCACAGAAGAATGGGAAGAACgggaaggtgcgatgcctggtgacaGGTTTGCAGCTGATCCAGCAGCACCGATCTATCTGCGATCCGCTATTTACCAAAGACATTCATCCGAAAAT ACGAATAGCATGGATTACGGCAATACATTGGAAGGTGGAGAAAGAAGACATCATTCCCACACCATTGTCGTTCATCCATGGTGGAATGAGACCAGCACCAACGCAGAACTGGATATCTGGGAGGATTTGTAG